A region from the Wansuia hejianensis genome encodes:
- a CDS encoding bifunctional folylpolyglutamate synthase/dihydrofolate synthase, with protein MNYAEAVNYIEEVPKFTKKTTLDHTRYLLKKLGNPEKDMRIIHVAGTNGKGSVCAYLNSMLSEGGYTCGMFTSPHLIRINERYMIGGRPVDDEIFLQAFLRVQEAWKEAMAEGESHPTYFEILFLMGMVIFREKKVDYLILETGLGGRLDATNVVSSPLACIITSISRDHTEYLGETIREIAWEKAGIIKPGVPVIYDGRNQEAAAVIEERAGELGSPAFVLREDMYKLLSNTREGIRFEFRYGNEKGAELEIPYIAEYQMMNGSLAFFTMKKLQPVHNIPERQLIEGIRKTKWPCRMETVMDGVIIDGAHNEDGVAQFVKTAAHFSKENQITILFSAVADKRYQDMIREISEGIHPDRVVTTEISGSREVSAEELAELFRREGCREVWAEPQVGKAFEKAYEEKAEGLMFCVGSLYLAGEVKDWIARREKEAAKC; from the coding sequence TTGAATTACGCAGAGGCAGTCAATTATATAGAGGAAGTACCAAAGTTTACGAAAAAAACAACGCTGGACCACACGAGGTATCTGCTGAAAAAGCTGGGGAATCCAGAGAAGGACATGAGGATTATCCATGTGGCGGGTACGAATGGAAAGGGGAGTGTCTGTGCCTATCTGAATTCCATGCTGTCGGAAGGCGGTTATACATGCGGCATGTTTACATCCCCGCATCTGATCAGGATCAATGAGCGGTATATGATCGGCGGCCGGCCGGTGGATGATGAGATTTTTCTGCAGGCATTTCTGAGGGTGCAGGAGGCATGGAAGGAGGCCATGGCGGAAGGCGAAAGCCATCCGACGTATTTTGAAATCCTGTTTTTAATGGGTATGGTGATTTTCCGGGAGAAGAAGGTGGATTATCTGATCCTGGAAACTGGACTGGGCGGCCGGCTGGATGCGACTAATGTTGTGAGCAGCCCGCTGGCATGCATTATTACGTCCATCAGCCGGGATCATACAGAATATCTGGGAGAGACAATCCGGGAGATCGCCTGGGAAAAGGCCGGTATCATCAAGCCGGGCGTTCCTGTGATCTATGACGGGCGGAATCAGGAAGCGGCCGCGGTCATTGAAGAACGCGCCGGGGAGCTGGGAAGCCCGGCTTTTGTGCTGAGAGAGGACATGTATAAGCTTCTGAGCAATACCCGGGAAGGCATCCGTTTTGAATTCCGGTACGGGAATGAGAAGGGCGCCGAACTGGAGATTCCGTATATTGCGGAATATCAGATGATGAATGGCTCTCTGGCCTTTTTCACCATGAAGAAGCTTCAGCCGGTTCATAACATTCCGGAGAGGCAGTTGATTGAGGGGATCCGGAAAACGAAATGGCCCTGCCGGATGGAGACTGTTATGGATGGCGTGATTATTGACGGAGCGCACAATGAGGACGGGGTGGCGCAGTTTGTTAAGACGGCGGCCCATTTCAGCAAAGAAAATCAGATTACCATTTTATTTTCGGCGGTTGCGGATAAGCGGTATCAGGATATGATCCGGGAGATCTCTGAGGGCATCCATCCGGACCGGGTGGTCACTACGGAGATTTCCGGAAGCCGGGAGGTTTCAGCCGAGGAGCTGGCGGAGCTGTTCCGCCGGGAGGGCTGCCGGGAAGTCTGGGCAGAGCCGCAGGTTGGGAAGGCTTTTGAAAAAGCGTATGAGGAGAAGGCAGAGGGACTGATGTTCTGTGTTGGTTCCCTGTATTTGGCGGGAGAAGTGAAGGACTGGATTGCCAGACGTGAAAAGGAGGCGGCAAAATGCTGA
- a CDS encoding stage V sporulation protein AB, producing MWQQIIMGIIGLCAGFAIASGAVALVIGLGIIPRYAGVTKTPEHILWYEDCCMLGTILGTLAYLWKGSIPLGVPGLVLYGVFAGIFLGSWIIALGEVVDIFAILTRRIGLTRGLPWVILAMAAGKVLASLLYFAKGWW from the coding sequence ATGTGGCAGCAGATCATAATGGGGATTATCGGGCTGTGCGCAGGCTTTGCAATCGCCAGCGGCGCGGTGGCACTGGTGATTGGCCTTGGCATCATCCCGCGCTATGCCGGCGTCACCAAGACGCCGGAGCATATTCTGTGGTATGAGGATTGCTGTATGCTGGGAACGATACTCGGGACGCTGGCGTATCTGTGGAAGGGAAGCATTCCTCTGGGAGTTCCGGGACTGGTATTATATGGAGTTTTTGCGGGCATCTTCCTGGGGAGCTGGATTATCGCCCTCGGTGAAGTAGTGGATATTTTCGCAATCCTGACCAGGAGAATCGGTCTGACGCGGGGGCTGCCCTGGGTCATACTGGCGATGGCAGCCGGAAAAGTTCTGGCTTCTCTTCTGTACTTCGCAAAGGGTTGGTGGTGA
- a CDS encoding STAS domain-containing protein, whose amino-acid sequence MDELLEVKGNILIIYVPEELDHHCAEKIRIESDRILTKQNIRQIVFDFRRTVFMDSSGIGVIMGRYRNINLLGGRVKAIHVGEQVEKILRISGIYKVIAIETEHK is encoded by the coding sequence ATGGACGAATTATTGGAGGTAAAAGGGAACATACTGATTATATATGTTCCGGAAGAGCTGGACCATCACTGTGCGGAGAAAATCAGGATCGAATCTGACCGGATTCTAACGAAGCAGAATATCCGTCAGATTGTGTTTGATTTCCGGAGGACTGTATTTATGGACAGTTCAGGGATAGGAGTGATTATGGGCCGGTACAGGAATATTAATCTGTTGGGCGGGCGTGTTAAGGCGATCCATGTGGGGGAGCAGGTGGAGAAAATCCTGCGTATATCGGGGATTTATAAGGTAATTGCCATAGAAACGGAACATAAATAG
- a CDS encoding tetratricopeptide repeat protein, with product MNCMNCGAGVKNSSICPKCGCDLSVQKKALQLSVLYYNQGLDKAQIRDLSGAIDMLQRSLKYNKLNIPARNLLGLVYFETGEAVSALSEWIISKNIKPDNNIATEYIQKLQAEPAKLDVINQTIKKYNIALKCCREGNEDVAAIQLKKILTQNPKLIKAYHLLALIYIKREEYEKGRKILKKAARIDKTNSTTLRFLKEIDEQTGTVTSLEGRRGSIWAKGGREEKDKEAYVPESDVVIQPAAFRETSVFSNIINIIMGILIGALVVWFLVVPSVKQSVNRNASEKIVEYSNTMATQRAQIDELQRQIDTSNATVESAQQQITDAGKKADAYENLIKAYNAYQSQNYEQAANSLQGMDVTLLSVDAKAVYDSMHEEVQKQMFDKLSADGVAAFERGDYAAAIDNLTKAKAINGDDFTVLTYLAHSYRLSSDIPNAITTFQEIVDKFPDSRRATTAQHYVDLLNKGDTSDGNEGTPPGGYGDEGDNGGDTGGENSGNENTGGNTGGGTEGGGQSPIDSEGIE from the coding sequence ATGAATTGTATGAATTGCGGAGCCGGGGTGAAGAATTCCAGCATCTGTCCGAAATGTGGCTGTGATTTAAGCGTCCAGAAGAAGGCGCTGCAGCTGTCGGTCCTCTATTACAACCAGGGCCTGGACAAAGCGCAGATCCGTGATCTGTCCGGAGCCATTGATATGCTGCAGAGGAGCCTGAAATATAATAAGCTCAATATTCCGGCCAGGAATCTGCTGGGACTGGTCTATTTTGAGACAGGTGAGGCAGTATCAGCTCTGAGTGAATGGATCATCAGCAAGAATATTAAACCGGATAACAACATTGCCACGGAATACATCCAGAAGCTCCAGGCAGAACCGGCCAAGCTGGATGTCATCAACCAGACCATTAAGAAGTATAATATTGCCTTAAAATGCTGCCGTGAGGGTAATGAAGACGTGGCAGCCATACAGCTTAAGAAGATCCTGACGCAGAATCCAAAGCTGATCAAGGCGTACCATTTGCTGGCTTTGATCTATATCAAACGGGAAGAGTATGAAAAGGGCAGAAAAATCCTGAAAAAAGCGGCCAGGATCGATAAGACGAATTCGACGACACTGCGCTTCCTCAAAGAAATCGACGAGCAAACGGGTACCGTAACAAGCCTGGAAGGCCGCCGCGGTTCCATCTGGGCGAAAGGAGGCAGAGAGGAAAAGGACAAAGAGGCATATGTCCCTGAGAGTGACGTGGTGATTCAGCCTGCCGCCTTTCGGGAAACCTCTGTATTTTCAAATATTATTAATATCATTATGGGCATTTTGATCGGCGCCCTGGTCGTGTGGTTCCTGGTGGTCCCTTCTGTCAAACAGAGTGTGAACCGGAACGCCAGTGAAAAGATCGTGGAGTACAGCAATACCATGGCTACACAGAGGGCACAGATTGATGAACTCCAGCGGCAAATTGATACCTCCAACGCAACAGTGGAGTCCGCGCAGCAGCAGATTACAGACGCCGGGAAAAAAGCGGACGCATATGAGAACCTGATCAAAGCCTATAACGCCTATCAGTCCCAGAATTATGAGCAGGCGGCCAATTCCCTGCAGGGGATGGACGTGACTCTTTTGTCGGTAGACGCGAAGGCCGTATATGACAGTATGCATGAGGAGGTTCAGAAGCAGATGTTCGATAAGCTGTCGGCGGATGGGGTTGCCGCCTTTGAGAGGGGCGACTATGCGGCTGCGATTGATAACCTGACAAAGGCGAAGGCTATCAATGGAGATGACTTTACTGTGCTGACCTACCTGGCCCATTCCTACCGTCTCAGCAGCGATATACCGAATGCGATCACCACATTCCAGGAGATTGTAGACAAGTTTCCGGATTCCAGGCGTGCGACGACGGCGCAGCATTACGTTGACCTGCTGAACAAAGGGGATACCAGTGACGGCAATGAAGGTACGCCGCCGGGAGGCTATGGAGATGAGGGGGACAATGGCGGCGATACAGGCGGCGAGAATTCCGGCAATGAGAATACAGGCGGGAACACAGGTGGGGGAACAGAAGGCGGAGGCCAGTCCCCCATAGACAGTGAAGGAATAGAATAA
- a CDS encoding stage V sporulation protein AA — translation MNQTLYIQTDRNVKVTKEKVLLGEIATLSCSDSKVLNRNMARPVTTLPKGKYGRYTMSAIDLVKAVAEEEENVDVTHIGEPDFVITFEDPKGKNAAVSILKTIFVSLVAFFGMGFSIMTFNTDVDVEGLFDNIHTMFTGRPSSGFSVLEITYSIGIGIGVVFFFNHFGRRKITQDPTPMEVQMRLYEDDVDSTILEQERRKEKK, via the coding sequence ATGAATCAGACTCTCTATATTCAGACAGACCGGAATGTAAAAGTGACAAAAGAAAAAGTGCTTTTAGGAGAAATCGCTACGCTCAGCTGTTCAGACTCCAAGGTGCTGAACCGGAATATGGCCCGGCCGGTGACAACTCTTCCGAAGGGAAAATATGGGCGGTATACCATGTCTGCCATTGATCTGGTAAAGGCGGTGGCAGAGGAGGAAGAAAACGTAGACGTTACGCATATCGGCGAGCCGGATTTTGTAATCACATTTGAAGACCCCAAAGGGAAAAATGCGGCAGTCAGCATCCTGAAGACAATTTTCGTCAGTCTGGTCGCATTTTTCGGCATGGGGTTTTCCATCATGACGTTTAATACGGACGTGGATGTGGAAGGACTGTTTGACAACATCCATACGATGTTCACGGGCCGTCCCTCCAGCGGGTTTTCCGTGCTGGAAATCACGTATTCCATCGGCATAGGAATCGGTGTCGTATTTTTCTTTAATCATTTCGGCAGGAGGAAAATCACGCAGGATCCCACGCCCATGGAAGTGCAGATGCGCCTCTATGAGGATGATGTGGATTCGACGATACTCGAGCAGGAACGCCGGAAGGAGAAAAAATAA
- a CDS encoding LTA synthase family protein, whose amino-acid sequence MKKIKLNRENLIKICNKISVPLQVFGCCVLYFFIEAISRHSLMKAWTFMTDRPLVFLYNVFLIFVTSTVVYLFRRRCLARLIVFSFWLLLGIVNGVILMNRVTPFTGPDLKLMSDAGKVMNKYLSAGTLVLIIAALALVVGFQVWFWFKGPKYRGKRNWIIDLSIIGGSIVLFVVSTNLAVSKRVLSSYFGNIAFAYEDYGYPYCLAVTLFDTGISQPNGYSESLIAEIVDSEGQPESSEESERPNIIFLQLESFFDPELVNFLNISEDPIPCFRQLMREYSSGYYRVPAVGAGTANTEFESITGMSLRYFGPGEYPYKTVLSEKTCESIPYVLRDIGYDTHVIHNNEADFYSRRTVFPMLGFDSFTSAEYMPDVTDTTETGWIKDHILTDEILKCLESSENRDYIYTISVQGHGDYPAEPILDHPEIRVTGAEDREKNDYSWEYYCNEIQEMDEFIRELTDTLSEYPEPVVLVMYGDHLPTMGLKTKELSNRYLFQTQYVIWDNMGLEKEDENLAAYQIGAEVLDRVGIHEGNIVRYHQNRRNTKNYQKDLEVLQYDMLYGKQYIYGGESPYAVTDMRMGTVPVEIKAVVEVSDGIYHVTGENFTAASRLEINGEVVKDAVFLGTTSLMVREVELKRGDELAVVQMGDYSAETVLSRTGTIRYRE is encoded by the coding sequence ATGAAAAAGATAAAGTTGAACAGGGAGAACCTAATAAAGATATGTAATAAGATTTCAGTGCCTCTTCAGGTGTTCGGATGCTGCGTGCTGTACTTCTTCATTGAAGCAATCTCACGCCATTCGCTTATGAAGGCATGGACTTTTATGACAGACCGCCCTCTGGTGTTCCTGTACAATGTTTTTCTGATTTTTGTCACCAGTACGGTAGTCTATTTATTTCGCCGACGGTGCCTGGCCAGACTGATCGTATTTTCTTTCTGGCTTCTGCTGGGGATTGTTAACGGAGTGATCCTGATGAACCGGGTAACTCCGTTTACAGGACCAGATCTGAAACTGATGTCTGATGCCGGGAAGGTGATGAACAAATACCTGTCGGCGGGCACTCTGGTTCTGATTATAGCGGCGCTGGCCCTGGTAGTGGGCTTCCAGGTGTGGTTCTGGTTTAAGGGGCCGAAATACAGGGGTAAACGGAACTGGATCATTGATCTGTCCATCATTGGCGGAAGTATCGTCCTCTTTGTGGTATCCACGAATCTGGCGGTGAGTAAGCGGGTGCTTTCCAGCTATTTCGGAAACATTGCGTTTGCCTATGAGGATTATGGATATCCATACTGCCTGGCGGTTACGTTGTTTGATACTGGTATCAGCCAGCCGAATGGGTATTCTGAGAGTCTGATTGCGGAGATCGTAGACAGTGAGGGCCAGCCGGAGAGCAGTGAAGAATCTGAACGGCCTAATATCATATTTTTGCAGCTGGAGTCGTTTTTTGATCCGGAGCTGGTAAACTTTTTAAACATTTCAGAGGACCCCATTCCCTGCTTCCGGCAGCTTATGCGGGAATATTCTTCCGGTTATTACCGGGTTCCTGCGGTCGGCGCAGGTACGGCTAATACAGAATTTGAATCCATAACAGGCATGAGCCTCCGGTATTTCGGCCCTGGAGAATACCCTTATAAAACTGTCCTCTCTGAAAAGACCTGTGAGAGCATTCCTTATGTGCTCAGGGATATTGGGTATGACACACATGTCATACATAATAATGAGGCCGATTTTTATTCCCGGCGGACTGTATTTCCGATGCTGGGATTTGATAGTTTCACTTCGGCGGAATATATGCCTGACGTTACAGATACTACAGAGACGGGCTGGATCAAGGATCACATTCTCACAGATGAAATCCTGAAATGCCTGGAGTCTTCAGAGAACAGAGATTATATTTATACAATCTCTGTCCAGGGGCACGGCGATTATCCTGCGGAGCCAATTCTGGATCATCCGGAGATAAGGGTGACAGGCGCGGAGGACCGGGAAAAGAATGATTATTCCTGGGAATACTATTGCAATGAAATACAGGAGATGGACGAATTCATCCGGGAGCTGACAGACACTCTGTCTGAATATCCTGAGCCGGTGGTTCTGGTCATGTACGGAGACCACCTTCCAACCATGGGCCTGAAGACAAAAGAACTGTCCAACCGGTATCTGTTCCAGACCCAATATGTGATATGGGATAATATGGGCCTGGAAAAAGAGGACGAAAACCTGGCCGCGTACCAGATCGGCGCAGAGGTCTTAGACCGTGTGGGAATTCATGAAGGCAATATCGTAAGATATCATCAGAACCGCAGGAATACCAAAAATTATCAGAAGGATCTGGAAGTGCTTCAATATGATATGCTGTATGGAAAACAATACATATACGGGGGAGAAAGCCCATATGCGGTGACAGATATGCGAATGGGAACAGTGCCGGTTGAGATAAAAGCGGTAGTAGAGGTATCTGATGGGATTTATCATGTGACAGGTGAGAACTTCACCGCTGCCAGCAGGCTGGAGATCAACGGAGAGGTGGTAAAGGACGCCGTATTCCTGGGAACCACATCATTGATGGTGCGGGAGGTGGAGCTGAAAAGGGGAGATGAGCTGGCTGTCGTACAGATGGGGGATTATTCGGCGGAGACGGTACTGTCAAGGACCGGAACCATCCGTTACAGGGAGTAG
- a CDS encoding PucR family transcriptional regulator, which produces MKLNTYILAQSLSFPVENHSRSNIFYRPLEYCMIWTPDIALHMECIYILYASELSGLKLPEGQISLICIGKPEPDGRHDEADILYVPSYLSREIILAHISELFRRYSDYEIYLKQFCLNGKSYRDLEQRLFDVFQMPILVLGEFHEVLMLSQEGSRFYRSQLFRSADTDFLPEQLEQALCSLRPDKEGFCQGITAEQIPFLSYSIERPNLNTQIILLDLCQRLSLRERILLHHLGPYILKYREFFYVNRYQNFQKFHSEITRYLNNYDDQAECPESILKIRKKIGWSEKDQLICIIIHSNIFQASSDYIVPTIQLLADHTFILDSGRNIYLCNLTQAGIGQKDLTNTLTAALEKTLYIAGISSEFTVFSNFPAYVLQAKAALEMGYRLDYIKRVYHYQDYVCDYLIRHGAYSLPLSSVLPEGIKDILEYDRSHHTEYYPTLVSYSRHDMKLKDTAGDLKIHTSTLKYRLQKIKTMLKMDIYEPDNKLYLGIIFFLLESPS; this is translated from the coding sequence TTGAAGCTGAATACTTATATTTTAGCGCAGAGTCTGTCCTTCCCTGTGGAAAACCACAGCCGGAGCAATATATTCTACCGTCCGCTGGAATACTGCATGATATGGACGCCAGATATTGCCCTGCATATGGAGTGCATCTATATCCTGTACGCTTCAGAGCTCTCCGGCCTGAAGCTGCCGGAGGGCCAGATCTCACTGATCTGCATCGGAAAGCCGGAACCCGACGGGCGGCATGATGAAGCGGATATCCTATATGTGCCCTCGTATTTGTCCAGAGAGATAATCCTCGCCCATATTTCTGAACTTTTCCGCAGATACAGCGACTATGAGATATACCTGAAGCAGTTCTGTCTGAACGGAAAATCTTACAGGGACCTGGAGCAAAGGCTGTTTGACGTGTTTCAGATGCCGATACTCGTGCTGGGAGAATTCCATGAAGTCCTGATGCTGAGCCAGGAAGGCAGCCGTTTCTACCGTTCCCAGCTGTTCAGGAGCGCGGATACAGACTTTCTGCCGGAACAGCTGGAACAGGCACTGTGCTCCCTTCGCCCGGATAAAGAAGGTTTCTGCCAGGGAATAACCGCCGAACAGATACCGTTCCTCTCCTACTCCATAGAGCGGCCGAACCTGAACACACAGATCATCCTTCTGGACCTCTGCCAGCGCCTTTCTCTCCGGGAACGTATCCTGCTTCACCACCTGGGGCCCTATATTTTAAAATACCGGGAGTTTTTTTATGTAAACCGCTACCAGAATTTCCAGAAGTTTCATTCGGAAATCACCAGGTATCTGAATAACTATGACGATCAGGCAGAATGTCCGGAAAGCATCCTGAAAATCCGAAAAAAAATCGGCTGGTCAGAAAAGGACCAGCTGATCTGCATTATCATTCATTCCAATATATTTCAGGCCAGCTCCGATTACATCGTTCCCACCATACAGCTTCTGGCGGATCACACCTTCATCCTGGATTCAGGCAGGAATATTTATCTCTGCAATCTCACGCAGGCGGGAATCGGCCAGAAAGACCTTACAAATACTCTGACAGCAGCGCTTGAAAAGACGCTCTACATCGCCGGAATCAGCTCTGAATTTACTGTTTTTTCAAACTTCCCCGCCTATGTTCTCCAGGCAAAAGCCGCTCTTGAGATGGGTTACCGGCTGGACTACATCAAACGTGTCTACCACTATCAGGATTACGTGTGCGATTATCTGATCCGCCACGGCGCCTATTCGCTGCCGCTCTCCTCCGTGCTGCCGGAGGGGATTAAGGATATTCTGGAATATGACAGAAGCCATCATACAGAATATTATCCCACTCTGGTATCCTATTCCAGGCACGACATGAAGCTGAAGGATACGGCAGGAGATCTGAAGATCCACACCAGCACCCTGAAATACCGGCTGCAGAAAATTAAAACCATGCTGAAAATGGATATCTATGAACCGGACAACAAGCTATATCTCGGAATTATCTTCTTTTTGCTGGAAAGCCCTTCCTGA
- a CDS encoding SigF/SigG family RNA polymerase sporulation sigma factor has translation MDETLILIGKAHQGDKVARDLLVEQNTGLVWSIVRRFLNRGVEAEDLFQIGSIGLMKAIDKFDTSYEVRFSTYAVPMITGEIKRFLRDDGMLKVSRSMKETAGKGYAAREQLERKLGREPSLMEIADEIGVTPEELAMAMESGAEIESLQKTIYQGDGNDISLMDKLEEKTNQNEKLLDRILLENLLKILEPDERKLIYLRYFQEETQVSIAKKMGISQVQVSRMEKKILERLRKNLM, from the coding sequence ATGGATGAGACACTTATCCTGATAGGAAAAGCACACCAGGGGGATAAAGTGGCGAGAGATCTGCTGGTAGAGCAGAATACAGGTCTGGTGTGGAGCATCGTCCGCAGGTTTCTGAACCGTGGCGTTGAGGCGGAGGATCTCTTTCAGATCGGCAGCATTGGGCTGATGAAAGCCATTGATAAATTTGACACCAGCTATGAGGTGCGTTTTTCAACCTATGCGGTGCCTATGATAACGGGGGAAATCAAACGTTTTCTCAGGGATGACGGCATGCTGAAGGTCAGCCGTTCCATGAAGGAGACCGCAGGGAAGGGGTATGCTGCCAGAGAACAGCTGGAACGGAAACTGGGGCGGGAGCCTTCGCTGATGGAAATTGCGGATGAGATTGGCGTCACGCCTGAAGAGCTGGCCATGGCTATGGAATCAGGCGCGGAAATCGAGTCTCTGCAGAAGACGATCTATCAGGGAGACGGCAATGATATTTCGCTGATGGACAAGCTGGAGGAAAAAACAAATCAGAATGAAAAGCTGCTGGACCGGATTCTTCTGGAAAACCTGCTGAAAATTCTGGAACCGGATGAGAGAAAGCTCATATACCTCCGTTATTTTCAGGAGGAAACCCAGGTTTCCATCGCCAAAAAAATGGGGATTTCCCAGGTGCAGGTATCCAGGATGGAGAAGAAGATCCTGGAGAGGCTGAGGAAAAATTTAATGTAA
- the spoIIAB gene encoding anti-sigma F factor: protein MENTNEMMIEFDSRSCNEGFARVAVAAFCTQMNPTLEEVADLKTAISEAITNAIIHGYENEIHKIRIECKIVGHDLYVTVIDHGKGIPDVKKAMEPLFTTKPEMERSGMGFAFMEAFMDEIAVVSQPGVGTEVHMKKRVGCGSSPFA, encoded by the coding sequence ATGGAAAACACCAATGAAATGATGATTGAATTTGACAGCCGGTCCTGCAATGAGGGGTTTGCCAGGGTGGCTGTTGCGGCCTTCTGCACGCAGATGAACCCGACGCTGGAAGAGGTGGCCGACCTGAAGACGGCCATATCGGAGGCGATCACCAACGCGATCATTCACGGATATGAAAATGAGATACATAAGATCCGTATTGAGTGTAAGATTGTGGGACATGACCTGTATGTGACAGTGATCGACCATGGGAAAGGGATACCGGACGTGAAAAAGGCTATGGAACCGCTGTTTACCACGAAACCTGAGATGGAGCGCTCCGGTATGGGATTTGCTTTTATGGAAGCCTTTATGGACGAGATCGCTGTAGTTTCCCAACCAGGGGTGGGGACGGAAGTCCATATGAAAAAGCGGGTCGGCTGCGGCAGCAGCCCTTTTGCGTGA